The proteins below come from a single Corylus avellana chromosome ca3, CavTom2PMs-1.0 genomic window:
- the LOC132175791 gene encoding NAC domain-containing protein JA2L, with protein sequence MGVPETDLLSQLSLPPGFRFYPTDEELLVQYLCRKVAGHHFNLQIIAEIDLYKFDPWVLPSKAIFGEKEWYFFSPRDRKYPNGSRPNRVAGSGYWKATGTDKVITTEGRKVGIKKALVFYVGKAPKGTKTNWIMHEYRLLEHSRKNGSSKLDDWVLCRIYKKHSSSQKPTTSVSSIEHSNDSSSSSHLDDVLESLPEIEDRFFTLPRTNSLRPQQQDDKLNFQNLGSGSFDWASLVSLNSVPELGDLENQPQAQTQGLVNYASNDMYVPSIPPLCHVESPPEKFRNLMDEEVQSGPKTQRIDNAGFFRQNSNLLTQSFSNSLDPYGFRYPNQPGGFGFRQ encoded by the exons ATGGGTGTGCCGGAGACAGACCTACTTTCTCAGCTCAGCTTGCCGCCGGGATTTCGGTTCTATCCGACGGATGAGGAGCTTTTGGTGCAATATCTGTGTAGAAAAGTAGCTGGGCACCATTTCAATTTGCAAATTATTGCTGAGATTGATTTGTACAAGTTTGATCCATGGGTTTTACCAA GCAAAGCAATATTTGGTGAAAAAGAATGGTACTTTTTCAGTCCTAGGGACAGAAAGTATCCAAACGGTTCAAGGCCAAACAGAGTTGCAGGCTCTGGGTATTGGAAGGCCACTGGAACCGACAAGGTGATCACAACGGAAGGTCGTAAGGTTGGGATCAAAAAAGCTCTGGTTTTCTATGTCGGAAAAGCCCCCAAAGGAACCAAAACTAATTGGATCATGCACGAGTACCGCCTCTTAGAACACTCGCGAAAGAACGGAAGCTCTAAG TTGGATGATTGGGTTTTGTGTCGGATTTATAAGAAGCACTCGAGCTCTCAGAAGCCCACAACAAGCGTTTCGAGCATAGAACACAGTAATGATTCGTCGTCCTCGTCCCACTTAGACGATGTGTTGGAGTCGCTGCCGGAGATTGAAGACCGATTCTTCACTTTGCCACGCACGAATTCTCTTAGACCCCAGCAACAGGACGACAAGCTCAACTTTCAGAATCTGGGTTCCGGGAGTTTCGACTGGGCGAGTCTTGTAAGCCTCAACTCGGTGCCTGAACTCGGTGATCTGGAAAATCAACCTCAGGCTCAGACTCAGGGACTTGTGAACTATGCCAGTAATGACATGTATGTCCCTTCTATTCCGCCGCTTTGCCACGTGGAATCGCCGCCGGAGAAGTTCCGGAATTTGATGGATGAGGAGGTTCAGAGTGGTCCCAAAACTCAGCGGATCGATAACGCGGGGTTCTTCCGACAGAACTCGAACCTGTTGACGCAGAGTTTTTCTAACTCGCTTGACCCGTACGGGTTTAGGTACCCGAATCAGCCGGGTGGGTTCGGGTTTAGGCAGTGA